In Chryseobacterium culicis, the following proteins share a genomic window:
- a CDS encoding acyl carrier protein, whose product MEREKIVAIVNDFLVNEFEVDGDEISNDANLKNTLGLDSLDYIDMVVVIESNFGVKLGEADFKKMVTFDDFYTTIEHKIAEKNA is encoded by the coding sequence ATGGAAAGGGAAAAAATTGTTGCTATCGTTAATGATTTTCTGGTAAACGAATTCGAGGTAGACGGAGACGAAATCAGTAATGATGCCAACCTTAAAAATACACTGGGCTTAGACAGCCTGGATTATATCGACATGGTAGTCGTGATCGAATCCAATTTCGGCGTGAAATTAGGAGAAGCAGATTTCAAGAAAATGGTAACATTTGATGATTTCTATACAACGATTGAACATAAGATTGCTGAAAAAAACGCTTAG
- a CDS encoding 3-hydroxyacyl-ACP dehydratase, whose product MQTILTDFYTLTSYDKTEDGKFTAHIHLNKDHEIFKGHFPGNPVTPGVCMMQIIKELTEEFTGSKLFLKTASNVKFMAIINPFETPDLILQLDIAENGEDVKVKNATSFGETIALKLSVSYKKIPS is encoded by the coding sequence ATGCAAACCATTCTTACAGACTTTTACACATTAACATCATACGATAAGACAGAAGACGGAAAGTTTACCGCTCATATCCATCTGAATAAAGACCACGAGATTTTTAAAGGACATTTTCCTGGGAATCCGGTAACACCTGGTGTTTGTATGATGCAGATCATTAAAGAGCTGACAGAAGAATTTACAGGTTCAAAATTATTCCTTAAAACAGCTTCGAATGTAAAATTTATGGCAATTATCAATCCGTTTGAAACACCTGATTTGATTCTTCAACTTGATATTGCTGAAAATGGAGAAGACGTTAAAGTAAAAAACGCAACTTCTTTTGGCGAGACTATTGCATTGAAATTGTCTGTAAGCTATAAAAAAATACCATCATGA
- a CDS encoding lipid A biosynthesis acyltransferase, with protein sequence MNKWKGKSKGTVLGYRIFVWCIRNIGIKSSYGVLYFVAAYYSLFQKKSNQYILYYFQKRLNYGSWKSKASIFKSYFTFGKVLIDKTAISAGLREKYTYEFDGIENLRNLLAAKKGGVLISAHIGNFEIAEHFFADIDFDCQINLVTTDQEVTVIKEYLESVAVKESNIKFIYVKEDMSHIFEINQALSNNELICFTGDRYFEGSKYLETELLGKSAKFPAGPFLIASRLGVPVVYVYVMKEKNLHYHLYARVAQNIKNRDSQGLLNSYVQNLETMVKKYPLQWFNYFDFWDDID encoded by the coding sequence ATGAACAAGTGGAAAGGTAAATCTAAAGGAACAGTACTCGGATACAGAATATTCGTCTGGTGTATTAGAAATATCGGAATCAAAAGTTCATATGGGGTATTGTATTTTGTAGCAGCTTATTACTCGCTCTTTCAAAAGAAAAGCAACCAATATATTCTTTATTATTTTCAGAAAAGACTGAACTATGGATCCTGGAAATCCAAAGCCTCCATATTTAAAAGTTACTTTACCTTCGGAAAAGTTCTGATCGATAAAACCGCTATTTCTGCCGGACTTAGAGAAAAATACACCTATGAATTTGACGGTATTGAAAACCTCAGAAATCTTTTAGCCGCTAAAAAAGGAGGCGTACTGATCAGCGCTCATATCGGTAATTTTGAAATTGCAGAGCACTTTTTTGCAGATATAGACTTCGATTGCCAGATCAATCTGGTGACTACAGATCAGGAAGTTACCGTAATCAAGGAATATCTGGAAAGCGTTGCTGTAAAAGAGAGTAATATCAAGTTTATCTACGTAAAAGAAGATATGTCGCATATCTTTGAGATCAATCAGGCTTTGTCCAATAATGAGCTTATCTGCTTTACCGGAGACCGCTATTTTGAAGGCTCCAAATATCTGGAAACAGAACTGCTCGGGAAAAGTGCAAAATTTCCGGCAGGCCCTTTTTTGATTGCCTCAAGGTTAGGGGTTCCCGTAGTATATGTTTATGTAATGAAAGAAAAGAATCTTCATTACCATTTGTATGCAAGAGTAGCACAGAATATCAAAAACCGTGATTCACAAGGCCTTTTAAATTCTTATGTTCAAAATCTTGAAACCATGGTGAAAAAATATCCGCTTCAATGGTTTAATTATTTTGATTTTTGGGATGATATTGATTAA
- a CDS encoding beta-ketoacyl-[acyl-carrier-protein] synthase family protein, with amino-acid sequence MENRVVITGMGIYSCIGTSLEEVRESLYQGKSGIVLDPDRKEFGFRSGLTGVVPKPDLKNLLNRRQRVSMGEESEYAYLATMDALKQANLDEEFLDSHEVGILYGNDSVSQAVVESIDIAREKKDTTLMGSGAIFKSMNSTVTMNLSTIFKLKGINLTISAACASGSHSLGLAYMMIKNGFQDMIICGGAQETNKYSMASFDGLGVFSAREDEPTKASRPFDAERDGLIPSGGAASLIVESLESAQRRGAPIIAEIIGYGFSSNGGHISTPNVDGPALAMDRALKQSGLKASDIDYINAHATSTPIGDANEAKAIYEIFGSEVPVSSTKSMTGHECWMAGASEVIYSILMMQNDFVAPNINLENPDNEAQKINLVAKTKNQKIDVFLSNSFGFGGTNSALIVKKFD; translated from the coding sequence ATGGAAAATAGGGTTGTAATTACCGGAATGGGAATTTATTCCTGCATCGGGACATCTTTAGAAGAGGTCAGGGAATCCCTATATCAAGGAAAATCCGGTATTGTTTTAGATCCGGACAGAAAAGAATTTGGTTTCAGGTCTGGCCTTACAGGAGTTGTCCCAAAACCTGATCTGAAAAACCTTTTAAACAGACGCCAGCGTGTCAGTATGGGTGAAGAAAGCGAATATGCTTATCTGGCAACCATGGATGCATTGAAACAGGCAAATCTGGATGAAGAATTTCTGGATTCTCATGAAGTAGGAATCTTATACGGAAATGACAGCGTTTCTCAGGCTGTTGTAGAATCTATTGATATTGCCAGAGAAAAAAAAGATACTACATTGATGGGGTCAGGAGCGATCTTCAAATCAATGAACTCTACAGTAACAATGAACCTTTCCACGATTTTTAAGCTGAAAGGAATCAACCTTACCATCAGTGCAGCATGTGCAAGCGGTTCCCATTCTTTGGGACTGGCTTATATGATGATCAAGAATGGTTTTCAGGATATGATTATCTGTGGAGGAGCTCAGGAAACCAATAAATATTCTATGGCTAGCTTTGACGGATTGGGAGTATTCTCCGCCAGAGAAGATGAACCCACAAAAGCTTCCAGACCTTTCGATGCAGAAAGAGACGGATTAATTCCTAGTGGCGGTGCTGCCAGCCTTATTGTGGAAAGCCTTGAATCTGCTCAAAGAAGAGGCGCTCCGATCATTGCAGAAATTATCGGCTATGGTTTCTCTTCGAACGGAGGTCATATTTCAACACCCAATGTGGATGGACCAGCTTTGGCAATGGACAGAGCATTAAAACAATCAGGATTAAAAGCTTCAGATATCGATTATATCAATGCTCATGCAACTTCTACCCCCATTGGTGATGCCAATGAGGCAAAAGCCATCTATGAGATCTTCGGGAGTGAAGTTCCGGTAAGTTCTACCAAATCTATGACCGGACATGAATGCTGGATGGCAGGTGCAAGTGAAGTTATCTACTCAATTCTGATGATGCAGAACGATTTTGTTGCTCCCAATATCAATCTGGAAAACCCTGATAATGAAGCACAAAAGATAAATTTAGTGGCAAAAACAAAAAATCAAAAAATTGATGTATTTTTGTCGAATTCTTTTGGGTTTGGGGGAACCAATTCTGCACTAATAGTTAAAAAATTTGATTAA
- a CDS encoding DUF2062 domain-containing protein yields the protein MSLAEVQNAISEKKICILIPTYNNEKTLNRVIDGVLNYTGSIIVVNDGSTDSTPQILGQYPQITVISLPENKGKGNALKTGFRAAKKSGYDYAITIDSDGQHYPDDIPVFVEALLQEKEEVLLIGNRNMSQDGIPKKSSFGNRFSNFWFWFETGIKLEDTQSGYRLYPLHRIPKKYFTPKFEFEIEIIVRTAWRHVPVKNVPIRVLYDPAERVSHFRPFKDFTRISILNTILVTITLLYIIPRNFVNNFKKKSFKRFIQEDVLESDGSNRTKAFSIALGVFIGLSPFWGFQTLLVISLSVLFKLNKVLAFVASNVSLPPFIPFIIAASLFLGAPFVSGDSDILSQDLNFELIKNNLLQYVIGSFILSTTLSALAGIASFLFLNKVSPENN from the coding sequence ATGTCCCTTGCTGAAGTTCAAAATGCAATTTCTGAAAAGAAGATATGCATTTTAATACCTACCTACAATAATGAAAAGACTCTGAACAGGGTTATTGACGGTGTTCTCAACTACACCGGAAGTATTATTGTGGTCAATGATGGTTCCACAGATTCTACCCCTCAGATCCTTGGCCAATATCCTCAGATTACGGTAATCTCTTTACCAGAGAACAAAGGAAAAGGAAATGCCCTTAAAACAGGTTTTAGAGCAGCAAAAAAATCCGGGTATGATTATGCCATCACCATTGATTCGGACGGACAGCATTATCCGGATGATATTCCGGTATTCGTAGAGGCGCTTCTTCAGGAAAAAGAAGAAGTTCTTCTGATTGGAAACAGAAATATGTCTCAGGATGGTATTCCCAAGAAAAGCAGCTTTGGAAACCGTTTTTCCAACTTCTGGTTCTGGTTTGAAACTGGTATAAAACTGGAAGATACCCAATCCGGATACAGACTTTATCCTTTACATAGAATTCCAAAGAAATATTTTACCCCCAAGTTTGAATTTGAAATCGAAATCATTGTAAGAACTGCCTGGAGACATGTTCCGGTAAAAAATGTACCGATCAGGGTTTTATATGATCCGGCAGAACGGGTTTCCCACTTCAGACCTTTCAAGGATTTTACGAGAATCAGTATTCTGAATACGATTTTGGTGACGATTACCCTGCTTTATATTATTCCGAGAAATTTCGTGAATAATTTCAAAAAAAAAAGCTTTAAAAGATTCATACAGGAAGATGTCTTAGAAAGTGACGGGAGCAACCGTACAAAGGCATTTTCTATAGCGCTGGGAGTTTTTATAGGGCTTTCTCCTTTTTGGGGATTTCAGACGCTTCTGGTCATCAGTCTATCTGTACTCTTTAAGCTCAACAAAGTACTTGCATTTGTAGCCTCCAATGTAAGTCTTCCCCCTTTTATTCCTTTTATCATTGCCGCTTCTCTATTTTTAGGAGCACCATTTGTAAGTGGTGACAGTGATATTTTAAGCCAGGATTTAAATTTTGAGCTGATCAAAAACAATCTTCTGCAATACGTTATCGGCAGTTTCATCTTAAGTACAACACTTTCTGCTCTTGCAGGGATAGCCTCTTTTCTGTTCCTGAATAAAGTAAGCCCGGAAAACAACTAA
- a CDS encoding C45 family autoproteolytic acyltransferase/hydolase, giving the protein MKKTKTIYRSHKRAFLYLTFCFFLTACGISKSIRHIPEVKQYALEVPTVTRINDSTFSYNQNYLTKNKQQLWELYIKGNPIQLGYNNGALTQSLMQKQESIFFAKVEGFVPSKFRQRLLRGFLKWYNRKMYLNVREDYQAELYGLAQYSSDQYDFIAPKYLRNLYLHGAHDIGHAMQDLAMVGCTSLAVWNENTEDGDLLIGRNFDFYVGDDFAKNKLVEFVQPEEGIPYMSVSWPGMIGVVSGMNKEGITVTINAGKSKIPLTAKTPISLVTREILQYAKNIDEAIAIAKKRKVFVSESILVGSAADKNAVIIEVSPKNFGVYRVQNTSRVLCTNHFQSEAYKEDRRNQKHIEESHSEYRYERLQELLQEEKKMTPEKMASILRNRSGLKDENIGYGNEKALNQLLAHHAVIFSPQKKLVWVSSNPYQLGEFVCYDLNEIFSDKPLSQSLQAKTKLNIARDPFADSEEFEHYEQSKMLAKEINEAAENKDILLTDDLIPHYQSMNPDFWQVYYQSGKYYFNKKEYSKAKVEFEKALTKEITTVPDRKNVEKYLKKTLKKLK; this is encoded by the coding sequence GTGAAAAAAACTAAAACCATTTATAGATCCCATAAAAGAGCTTTTCTTTACCTTACTTTTTGTTTTTTCCTCACGGCCTGTGGAATATCAAAATCTATCCGGCATATTCCAGAGGTAAAACAATATGCGCTGGAAGTTCCGACGGTTACCAGAATCAACGACAGTACTTTTAGCTATAATCAAAATTATCTTACCAAAAATAAACAGCAGCTCTGGGAACTTTATATTAAAGGAAACCCGATACAGCTGGGATATAATAACGGAGCATTGACTCAAAGCTTAATGCAGAAGCAGGAAAGTATCTTCTTCGCAAAAGTTGAAGGGTTTGTACCCTCAAAATTCAGACAAAGGCTGTTAAGAGGTTTTTTAAAATGGTACAACAGAAAAATGTATCTGAATGTAAGAGAAGATTATCAGGCAGAATTATATGGTTTAGCACAATATTCATCTGATCAGTATGATTTTATTGCTCCTAAATATTTAAGGAACCTTTACCTGCACGGTGCTCATGATATCGGGCATGCCATGCAGGATCTTGCTATGGTAGGCTGTACATCTCTTGCCGTATGGAACGAAAATACCGAAGATGGAGACCTGCTGATCGGAAGAAATTTCGACTTTTATGTGGGAGATGACTTTGCAAAAAATAAACTGGTAGAATTTGTTCAGCCAGAGGAAGGAATTCCGTATATGTCTGTAAGCTGGCCGGGAATGATTGGTGTGGTTTCCGGTATGAATAAAGAAGGAATTACAGTCACGATTAATGCCGGGAAATCAAAAATTCCTTTGACGGCAAAGACTCCCATTTCCCTTGTTACAAGAGAAATTCTGCAGTATGCCAAAAATATTGATGAAGCGATTGCCATTGCTAAAAAAAGAAAAGTTTTCGTTTCTGAATCTATTCTTGTGGGAAGTGCAGCAGACAAAAATGCGGTAATTATTGAAGTTTCGCCTAAAAACTTCGGTGTATACAGAGTGCAGAATACCAGCAGGGTTCTTTGTACGAATCATTTCCAGTCTGAAGCCTATAAAGAGGACAGAAGAAATCAGAAACATATTGAAGAAAGCCATTCCGAATACCGTTATGAAAGACTTCAGGAGCTTTTACAGGAAGAAAAAAAGATGACCCCGGAAAAGATGGCTTCCATTTTAAGAAACAGATCCGGCTTAAAAGATGAAAACATAGGCTATGGTAATGAAAAAGCACTCAACCAACTTTTAGCTCACCATGCGGTTATATTTTCACCTCAGAAAAAGCTGGTCTGGGTTTCTTCAAATCCTTACCAGTTAGGAGAATTTGTATGTTATGATCTGAATGAAATCTTTTCTGACAAACCATTATCGCAAAGTCTGCAGGCAAAAACAAAATTGAATATTGCAAGGGATCCGTTTGCCGATTCTGAAGAATTTGAGCACTATGAACAATCTAAAATGCTGGCTAAAGAAATCAATGAGGCCGCAGAAAATAAAGATATATTGTTGACAGATGATCTTATTCCTCATTATCAGTCTATGAACCCCGATTTTTGGCAGGTGTATTATCAGTCAGGAAAATATTATTTTAACAAAAAAGAATATTCAAAGGCAAAAGTCGAATTTGAAAAAGCTTTGACGAAAGAAATTACCACAGTTCCTGACAGAAAAAATGTTGAAAAGTACCTTAAGAAAACTTTAAAGAAACTGAAATGA
- a CDS encoding T9SS-dependent M36 family metallopeptidase — MKKIRLSVKLLLFCSIFGAGVVSAQQYEQTIKDYVNSAQGSFQRVNPELKVFKIINVDPSKSLNGDVVGIQQTINGIPVFGSSANVLIRDGKVLNFADTFIKNSPSAIKGKEKGKKESLVAETVKKLNGLPTVKNVDGKEEPIRVNTVYFAKNGELILGYQFYIEEKGTGNVWNTIVSTDDSSILYQENTTLSCNFHDEAYDHHSSSEHNIQTSLPENIATANLQNPANFVLVPDNASYNVFAFPTEAPTFGARTLLTNPWDLTASPEGWHSDGTNHYTITRGNNTFAYTDESNLNTPQFSPDGGANRVFDFPLDITASHTTYTSAAVTNLFYNANKTHDVFYKFGFTESARNYQVNNFGNGGVGNDPVLAESRDGSGLNNANFSPGTDGTSGRMQMFLFSPSGNVRYLYYNSPSTYTARAPIATTANFGPQIMGNPPVTGDLTLSTPADACTAVTAGSLVGKIAVVNAAGCGFAVKTKNLQNAGAVGVIQYHPSSNTPVGMGGADASITIPTIMVGMSEGQFLVNDLTNGTVGNATLKTDAVYKDASLDNGVISHEYGHGISNRLTGTGSSCLSFISSNEQMGEGWSDFFALMMTTRPGDTSSMARGVGTFVSGQTTTGGGIRPAKYSPDFAINDYTYGRTNGMKISTTISGIAVTVPDVHSIGFIWASMLWDLNWKYVEKYGYNSNVLADANSGSARVLQLVVDALKLQQCNPTFIQGRNAILAAEMAKTNGVDKCMIWNVFAKRGLGVNASAGALNGLAMGANQPLPEMSDQVEDFTVPAECAALAVKEINNSKGISIYPNPVRNEFTIKTPSDVNLSGITTVSIFDFTGKLISKESINLNKQNTISAEKLINGAYIVKVSNESIDYSQKIIVSK, encoded by the coding sequence ATGAAAAAAATTCGACTAAGTGTTAAGCTATTGTTGTTTTGTTCAATTTTTGGTGCGGGTGTAGTATCTGCCCAGCAATATGAACAAACCATCAAGGACTATGTTAATTCTGCTCAGGGATCGTTTCAGAGAGTGAATCCGGAGCTTAAAGTATTTAAAATCATTAATGTAGATCCTTCAAAAAGCTTAAATGGAGATGTTGTAGGGATACAGCAAACAATTAATGGTATTCCTGTTTTTGGAAGCTCTGCCAATGTTTTGATCAGAGATGGAAAAGTTTTAAACTTTGCAGATACTTTCATTAAAAATTCCCCTTCTGCGATTAAAGGAAAAGAAAAAGGGAAAAAAGAATCATTAGTAGCTGAAACCGTTAAAAAGCTGAACGGTTTACCTACTGTTAAAAATGTTGACGGAAAAGAAGAACCTATCCGTGTCAATACGGTTTATTTTGCAAAAAATGGAGAGCTGATTCTGGGTTACCAGTTCTATATTGAAGAAAAAGGAACCGGTAATGTATGGAATACCATCGTCAGTACAGATGACAGCAGCATTTTATACCAGGAAAATACAACTTTATCATGTAATTTTCACGATGAAGCTTATGATCACCATAGTTCATCAGAACATAATATTCAGACCTCTTTACCTGAAAATATAGCAACTGCAAATCTGCAGAACCCTGCAAATTTCGTATTAGTGCCTGATAATGCTTCTTACAACGTGTTTGCATTTCCTACGGAAGCGCCTACGTTTGGAGCAAGGACATTGCTTACCAACCCATGGGATCTGACAGCTTCACCGGAAGGATGGCATTCTGACGGAACTAATCATTATACCATAACAAGAGGGAACAACACATTTGCTTATACTGATGAGAGTAATCTCAATACTCCACAATTTTCTCCAGATGGAGGGGCAAACAGAGTATTTGATTTTCCTTTAGATATAACAGCCAGTCACACAACATATACTTCGGCAGCAGTAACGAATTTATTCTACAATGCGAATAAAACGCATGACGTATTTTATAAATTCGGATTTACAGAATCTGCAAGAAATTATCAGGTAAATAATTTTGGAAACGGAGGAGTAGGTAATGATCCTGTTCTTGCGGAATCCAGAGATGGTAGTGGTCTTAATAATGCCAACTTTAGCCCGGGTACTGATGGAACAAGCGGAAGAATGCAAATGTTCCTTTTTTCACCGAGTGGAAATGTAAGGTATCTTTATTATAATTCACCATCCACTTATACCGCCAGAGCCCCTATTGCTACTACCGCGAATTTTGGACCTCAAATTATGGGAAATCCACCTGTAACAGGAGATCTTACTCTTTCTACACCTGCTGACGCATGTACTGCAGTGACTGCCGGAAGCCTTGTAGGAAAGATAGCAGTAGTCAATGCTGCAGGATGTGGTTTTGCTGTTAAAACAAAGAATTTACAGAATGCAGGGGCAGTAGGAGTTATACAATACCACCCGTCAAGTAATACTCCTGTAGGAATGGGAGGAGCGGATGCTTCCATCACAATCCCTACCATTATGGTGGGTATGTCAGAAGGTCAGTTCCTGGTGAATGACCTAACTAACGGAACTGTTGGTAATGCTACATTGAAAACAGATGCCGTTTACAAAGATGCAAGTTTAGATAACGGAGTAATCAGCCACGAGTACGGTCATGGTATTTCCAATCGTCTTACCGGAACAGGAAGCTCTTGTTTGTCTTTTATTTCGTCTAATGAGCAGATGGGTGAAGGATGGTCAGACTTCTTCGCTTTGATGATGACAACCAGACCGGGAGATACTTCTTCTATGGCCAGAGGTGTAGGAACTTTCGTTTCAGGACAGACTACTACCGGTGGAGGAATAAGACCTGCAAAATATTCACCTGACTTTGCCATCAATGATTATACTTATGGCCGTACCAACGGGATGAAAATAAGTACAACTATTTCAGGAATAGCAGTTACAGTGCCTGATGTTCACAGTATCGGATTTATCTGGGCTTCCATGCTTTGGGACCTTAACTGGAAATATGTAGAAAAATACGGATACAACAGTAACGTTCTTGCAGATGCGAACAGTGGAAGTGCACGAGTACTTCAGTTGGTCGTAGATGCTCTTAAATTACAGCAATGTAACCCAACTTTCATACAGGGAAGAAATGCGATTCTTGCTGCAGAAATGGCAAAAACAAATGGGGTAGATAAATGTATGATTTGGAATGTATTCGCTAAAAGAGGGTTAGGGGTTAATGCATCTGCAGGAGCTCTTAATGGTTTAGCAATGGGTGCTAATCAGCCTTTACCGGAAATGAGTGATCAGGTGGAAGACTTTACTGTTCCTGCAGAATGTGCTGCATTGGCGGTAAAAGAAATTAATAATTCTAAAGGAATATCCATCTATCCAAATCCTGTAAGAAATGAATTCACGATAAAAACACCGTCAGATGTTAATCTGTCAGGAATTACAACTGTTTCTATCTTTGATTTTACAGGAAAACTGATTTCTAAAGAAAGTATCAACCTTAATAAGCAAAATACCATCAGTGCAGAAAAACTGATCAATGGTGCTTATATTGTGAAAGTTAGCAATGAATCAATTGACTATTCTCAAAAGATTATCGTTTCAAAATAG
- the fabG gene encoding 3-oxoacyl-ACP reductase FabG, giving the protein MKCAIVTGGSRGIGRAICIKLAEEKNYHILINYASNETAAKETLAKVQELGSTGEILKFDVGNTEETQAVLTEWQEKNPDAVVEVIVNNAGITRDGLFMWMQKEDWNNVINTSLDGFFNVTNFFIQKLLRNKYGRIINMVSVSGVKGTAGQTNYSAAKGALVGATKALAQEVAKRNVTVNAVAPGFIRTDMTQEFNEDELKAMIPANRFGEAEEVADLVAFLASKKSSYITGEVININGGIYS; this is encoded by the coding sequence ATGAAATGTGCAATTGTAACAGGAGGCTCCAGAGGAATCGGGAGAGCAATCTGTATAAAACTGGCTGAAGAGAAAAACTATCACATCTTAATCAACTACGCTTCAAACGAAACGGCAGCAAAAGAAACTCTGGCTAAAGTACAAGAACTTGGATCTACAGGAGAAATTCTTAAATTTGATGTAGGGAATACCGAAGAAACACAGGCTGTTTTAACGGAATGGCAGGAGAAAAATCCTGACGCAGTGGTAGAAGTGATTGTCAATAATGCCGGAATCACAAGAGATGGTCTTTTTATGTGGATGCAGAAAGAAGACTGGAACAATGTGATCAATACAAGCCTTGACGGATTTTTCAATGTGACCAATTTCTTTATCCAAAAACTGCTTCGTAACAAATACGGAAGAATCATCAATATGGTTTCTGTATCCGGAGTAAAAGGAACCGCTGGTCAAACGAATTATTCTGCAGCAAAAGGGGCATTGGTAGGCGCTACAAAAGCTCTTGCTCAGGAAGTTGCCAAAAGAAATGTTACCGTAAATGCAGTAGCTCCTGGTTTTATCAGAACAGATATGACTCAGGAATTTAATGAGGATGAACTGAAAGCAATGATTCCTGCCAACAGATTCGGTGAAGCAGAAGAAGTGGCAGATCTTGTCGCATTCTTAGCATCTAAAAAATCTTCTTACATTACAGGAGAAGTGATTAATATTAACGGAGGAATTTATTCATAA
- a CDS encoding phytoene desaturase family protein, with translation MKKAYDILVIGSGLGGLVSALILAKEGLKVCVLEKNNQYGGNLQTFARDKLIFDTGVHYLGGLAKGQNLNQFFSYLEIMDDLELQLMDEDGYDRISFGEDEIEYPHAQGYQNFVEQLSKYFPEEKENLETYCEEIQYVCSQFPRYHVVGKDSYNEEILHLNTKRFIESVTQNKKLQSVLLGSNFLYAGDSETVPFYVHALTVNSYIQSAYKCVKGGSQISKLLIRKLREYGAEVHKHSEVSEFVFNENNKLTSVKTKTGKEYTAKQFISNIEIRSTIKLIGEERLKKSFLNRVLSWKPVSSCFSIYLVLKPHSLPNFNYNRYHYSSEEQVWNAFRYRKEAWPETYMLSSTPSKHHPEFAESLTAISYMDFDEVKEWENTFNTVADEHERGAAYERFKLEKTEKMLDALEKKIPGLRHTIKTIYTSSPLSYRDYIGNFEGNMYGYMKSSENPLKTMVSPRTKIDNLFLTGQSVNMHGILGVTIGAFNTCAEILGKETIDMRLIQMINKN, from the coding sequence TTGAAGAAAGCATACGACATACTTGTAATCGGAAGCGGATTGGGAGGTCTTGTTTCAGCTCTTATTTTGGCGAAAGAAGGCCTGAAAGTATGTGTTCTGGAAAAGAATAACCAATATGGAGGAAATCTGCAGACCTTTGCAAGGGACAAACTTATTTTTGATACGGGAGTTCATTATCTTGGAGGATTGGCAAAAGGACAGAATCTGAACCAGTTCTTTTCCTATCTTGAAATCATGGATGATCTTGAGCTTCAGCTGATGGATGAAGATGGCTACGACAGGATCAGCTTTGGAGAAGATGAAATAGAATATCCCCACGCTCAAGGATATCAGAATTTCGTAGAACAGCTTTCAAAATACTTTCCCGAAGAAAAAGAAAACCTTGAAACCTACTGTGAAGAAATCCAGTATGTATGCAGCCAGTTTCCCAGATATCATGTGGTAGGAAAAGATAGCTATAATGAGGAAATCCTGCATCTCAATACCAAAAGATTTATTGAATCCGTTACCCAGAACAAAAAACTTCAGTCGGTTTTGCTGGGTTCCAACTTTTTATATGCCGGAGATTCCGAAACCGTACCTTTTTATGTACATGCTTTAACGGTAAATTCTTATATTCAAAGTGCTTACAAATGTGTAAAAGGAGGAAGCCAGATCTCTAAACTTTTGATCAGAAAGCTTAGGGAATATGGAGCAGAAGTACATAAGCATTCAGAAGTTTCTGAATTTGTTTTCAATGAGAATAATAAACTGACCTCTGTAAAAACAAAAACAGGAAAAGAATACACGGCAAAACAATTTATTTCAAATATAGAAATCCGTTCCACCATTAAGCTGATTGGAGAAGAAAGGTTGAAGAAGTCTTTTCTGAACAGAGTTTTAAGCTGGAAACCGGTTTCATCATGTTTTAGTATTTATCTGGTTTTAAAACCTCACAGCCTTCCCAACTTTAATTACAACAGATATCACTATTCATCCGAAGAGCAGGTATGGAATGCATTCCGCTACAGGAAAGAAGCATGGCCGGAAACGTATATGCTTTCATCCACCCCTTCAAAACATCATCCTGAATTTGCAGAAAGCCTTACCGCTATTTCTTATATGGATTTTGATGAGGTTAAAGAATGGGAAAATACCTTCAACACGGTAGCAGATGAGCATGAAAGAGGAGCAGCCTATGAAAGGTTTAAACTCGAAAAGACAGAGAAAATGCTTGATGCTCTGGAAAAGAAAATTCCCGGCCTAAGGCATACCATTAAAACAATATATACATCTTCTCCCTTGTCTTACCGGGACTATATCGGGAATTTTGAAGGAAATATGTACGGATACATGAAAAGCTCGGAGAATCCTCTTAAAACAATGGTTTCTCCCCGTACCAAAATCGACAATCTGTTTCTTACCGGACAATCCGTGAATATGCATGGAATTTTAGGAGTTACCATCGGAGCTTTTAATACCTGTGCAGAAATTCTTGGAAAAGAAACGATTGACATGAGGTTGATACAAATGATTAATAAAAACTAA